GAACTCACCGAACTTAGTTCGGTTTTTAACATATGCAAACCGAATGTACCACCgaagtactacctccgtctcgGTGAATAAGTCATTCGTGTAGTTCTAGGTCATCGGTTTGAGAAATTAAATATGTGTTATATGTCATGAAAAGTATATCACTAGATTTCTAaacggatgtagtttctaaatatATATTTTTTATCACATATAATACATACTAAGATAGTTAAATTGTCGACCTAGAACTACGCgaatgacttattcacctagacggaggTAGTACTCGGTTTCGGTGTATTCGGCTTCGGTGCCGGTTAGTTCGGTTCGGGACATCGGTTTTCGGGTTATATGCCCAGCCCTAGGTGTACGTGCTTTGCTGTCaaaatactccctccggtcctttttactctgcatattaggtttgttcGAAGTCAATCTCATCCaattttgaccaagtttatataaaaaattatagacattcacataacaacaccaatatcattagattcatctTGGGATATATTTTCATATTATATTTATTAGATATTATAGATGCTAATAATTTctaatataaatttggtcaaacttatCAAAGTTTGACTTTCGGCAAATTCAATGTGCAGaataaaaaggaccggagggagtatcaTGCCACCGCCAGTTATTTCGCCACCCCGCCGAGGGCATTTGCGGGAATTCGCGTGTGTGACCGTGCGTGGCGTCGTGTGGGTGGTTGCATTTGGCATAGGAGTGAGGAGGGCCCCCGATTGGGTGAAAACCCTAGCCCATTCTCCCCGCCGcgcccctctccccttctctaccacagccgccgccgccgccagcgcagGCCGCGGACACGACGAGGAGGCGCATCACCGCGCGCTGCCCGGCCAAGATCTTCTCCCGCGTGCGCCACCTCCTCGCCAAGCCCTTCCCCTACGCGCGGCCCTCGCCGACTCGCTCTTCCTCGTCCAGGACGCccgcggcgccgccgccggctgcGCTGACGGCGGCTAGGTCGGGGATGTTAGGGATGCGGCCGAGCAGCGCGGCAGCGTCATGGGTGGCATGCGGATGCGCATGGAGCCACGGACGCCGCCGTCCCCAACGACGCCCCATCCCGGCGCTCCTCGACTCCCGCTTGGACGGCGACAAGTTCGAGCCGTGTCCGTCGACCCCGACGTCGCGCTCGCCTACAAGTTCCCCGAGGTAACTAACTTACCAGCCCATTCGCGCATCCCGCTTCCTCCGAGCCGGCGTCCTACTCTTCTCTGCTGATCCGCGCAGGTCTCCTTCGCCTACGACGAGAGGTGCGGGCCTTAGCTCGACGGAACGGCTCTCCCGGTTGATCCCATCTGTCACGCCGTCTCCTTGCTCCGTGCAGGAACGTGGCGCTGTACGCGCTCGGCATGGGGGCCTGCGGCGTCGATGGCTAGGAGCTCCACCTCGTGCACCACAGCCAGCGCCGCATCAAGGttccctctcctcccctcccctcccctcggTTAATTAATCCTCTCTTTTTCTGTGCAAACTGGTTGCTGCGAGTTGGGATGCCCAAATCGTATACGATTGGGCTGTCGAAATTGATCTTTTGAACACATGCATTATCGTGTTACCAGCGTTCCTGATACAGCTAGCACTGAACCAAGGAGGGAGTTCATGCAAACGATCCTACCAATTTCTCAATCTACAGACGTCATGCAAATCATCCTTTAGTTGTTGGGGGGTTCCTACCATAGAACAAATGCTCTATCACCAGTTCTGCTTTCCACGCGATGTTGTTTTACCATTTTACCAGAGTAACTAATTAGTTTTGTTTATGATTTTCCCCTTCTGCCATGGTTATCATGCATGTACTATAATTTTCATTTGGATTAATTATAAATGTGGAGCTTTTGATTTGGTTTCTATGTGTCCCCTCTTTTGGAGTAAGCCATCACTACGGCCTCATGATTATTGTTTGTATATATACGGCAAATGTATTTTTGTTTTATATTGATAAATCATGCTTTTAGTCATACTAGCCGAGAATAATGCTTATAGTTTACTGCCAACTACTTCTACTGATGGCTTGTATATTTTTATACAGATTGCCACCATATTTGTGAGCCTTTTGGTACGTCACTCATAAAATAAATATAATGGACTTGAGTGGTGGATTGAGTAACTTCCGAAATGGACCTTATTATCTTGGTTTCTCCTTTCACGACATGATGGTGTTGGATGTGGCATGACTTTGTGTAAGGCACTGATGGTCTCTGAGGTGAGCTCTTTATGTGATTCTAACTGCACTCTGTCTCCCTGCGCAAGTAGAACTGCAATTTAGTTGTTCTGAATTTTGTGTGTTGTAGACTGGAAGTCAAGGTTCTGGTCGATTTATATGTCTCTGAATATACTTATACTTCAAAATGCCGACCACTTTATTTAGATATTGTGTCTTCCTCATTATTCTTCAGTATTTCCTCTATTTAGCTACATGACATTCTCTTCGCTGCTGCTTCTCTTACAGTCATCTAGCTACCATGTGACTTGGTTAACTGTATTACTGCTTCTATACTGCCTACGGATGAAGAAGTAAACAGATGCAGT
This sequence is a window from Aegilops tauschii subsp. strangulata cultivar AL8/78 chromosome 7, Aet v6.0, whole genome shotgun sequence. Protein-coding genes within it:
- the LOC109750505 gene encoding uncharacterized protein isoform X2 codes for the protein MGGMRMRMEPRTPPSPTTPHPGAPRLPLGRRQVRAVSVDPDVALAYKFPEVSFAYDERNVALYALGMGACGVDG